CAGCAGCCGGAGCAGTGGCGGCATTACGCCCTACCGGGCTGCAAATATGGGTTATCGGGCCCCAAGCGTGGCGCTAACCTTACAGCAGCGCCTGCAGGGCCTCGGCTTGGTTCAGGGTGTAGCGGTACCCTATTTCGAAAAGCTCCGGCCCGCGCTTGTAGCTCAAGGGCCGGAAATGCCGAAGCTCGGGTGGCTCTAAAAGCAAATCGCACAGTCCCTTGCGCGAGGCCGTGTTGGCATTGATGGCCAGGTGCAGGGTGCGTTCCACCAGTCGGCGGAAGTTGGGAATGTGGGCTTCGGTGTTGATGGGGTTGCAGTGCACACCCACCACGCGCAGGTCGTCTTTGCCCAGCAGCGGCTCCACCGGCAGGTTGTTGAGCAGGCCGCCGTCCACCAATTGCCGCCCCTGGTATTCTACCGGCCGGTACACTATGGGCACCGCCGACGAAGCCAGCAGCGGCGGCAGTAGCGGTCCCGTATTAAAGTAAACCGACTCGCCCGCCATGAGGTCGGTGGCTACCAGGGTGAGGGGCCGGCTCAGGTCCTCAAAATTGACGGTGGCGCCCAATTTGCGGGCTATCAGCTGCGACACCGCATCGAGGTGCAGCAAACCGTAGCGACTGAAGGCCGGCCGCGTCAGCCGAAAGACATTAGTGGCCAGCAGCAGCCGCAGTATCTCCCGGGGCGCAAAACCGGCTGCATAAAACACGCTGGCAATGGCCCCGGAGCTCACCCCGGCCAGCTGGGCCACCGGCAGCTGCAGTTCATCAAGGGCCGCCAGCACGCCCAAATGCGCAATCCCGCGCGCCCCGCCCCCCGAGAAAGCCAAACCCAACTGGGCCATCGTGTTGTTTATGTGTGATTAATAAGCGCTTGGCGTCCGCACCGCCACCGGGCTGCCACTGCCGCTGCTGCGCGTTACGCAATACCAGCCGCCAACAACTAATTACGGCCTTATAAATCCGCCAGCCGCAGGGTATCGCCCAGGCGCAGGCCTTTTTCGGTAAGCTGCACGGTGCAGGCTTCGTGAGTGGGGTCATGCTCGAGCAGCAATACCCAGTTTTCTTCGGCGGCGCGGCGCAGCACGGCTTCCTTCTCGGTCATGGTGATGAGTGGGCGCACGTCGTAGCTCATCACGTAGGGCAGCGGCACATGGCCCGCGCTGGGCAGCAAATCGGCCATGAAAGCCAGCGTGCGGCCTTTATACTCCATCACCGGCACCATCATTTTCTCGGTGTGCCCGTCGGCCATGATGATTTCGCGGAACTGCGGCAGCGTGTGGGGCACGCCACCTTGCAAGTCCACAAATTTCAAGTGCCCGCTTTCCTGAATCGGCAGAATGTTCTCCTTCAGGAAGCTGGCCTTTTCACGGGGGTTGGGCGTCACGGCCCAGTTCCAGTGCGCCTCGTTGCTCCAATGGGTAGCATTAGGAAAGGCCAGTTGCAGGGCGCCATCGGGCCGGCGCTGCACCGACCCGCCGCAGTGGTCGAAGTGTAGGTGCGTCAGGAAAACGTCAGTAATATCGGTGCTGGTGTAGCCCAGCTTGCGCAATGATTTCTCCAGCGTATCGTCGCCGTGCAGGTAGAAGTGGCCGCGAAACTTCTCGTCCTGCTTCTCCCCTATACCGTTATCAATCAGCAGCAGCCGGTTGCCATCCTCAATGAGCAGGCATCGCATGGCCCAAGTGCACATGTTGTTGGCATCGGGCGGGTTGAGCTTCTGCCACATGCTCTTAGGCACCACGCCAAACATGGCGCCGCCGTCGAGTTTGAATAAGCCGGTGTCGAGGGTATGAATGTTCATTTAACAATTATCAATCAACATTTAACAATCAAATAAAGCCATTTAGCGCGCTTGTTCCGTCAAACGTGGCAAGCGCTGTTAACTGTTAATTGATAATTGTTAAATGAAGATGGGCTATTCCACCACTACGCCCATCGCCGAGAACTTATCAATGCGCTGGCTAATACGGTCTTCTGCAGGAATAGCGCTCAATTCCTTCATGGTCTTGAGCAGCGTGCTTTTCAGGATTTCAATCATCTGCTCAGGCGCCGTATGGGCCCCGCCCAGCGGCTCCTTCACAATACCATCGACCAAGCCCGCCTTGTGCATGTCGATGGCCGTGAGCTTGAGCGCCTCGGCGGCCTGCTCCTTGTAATCCCAGGTGCGCCACAGAATGCTGCTGCATGATTCAGGCGAAATAACTGAATACCAGGTGTTTTCCAGCATCAGTACCCGGTCGCCGATAGCGATGCCCAACGCACCGCCCGAGGCGCCTTCGCCAATGATGATGCAGATAACCGGCACCTTGAGCATGAACATTTCCTTGAGATTGCGGGCAATGGCTTCGCCCTGGCCCCGCTCCTCCGCTTCCAGGCCCGGGAACGCCCCCATGGTGTCAATCAACGTCACGATGGGCACGTTGAATTTCTCGGCCAGCTTCATCAGGCGCAGTGCTTTACGGTAGCCCTCGGGGTTGGCCATGCCGAAGTTGCGGAACTGCCGCTCCTTGGTATTGTGCCCCTTCTGCTGGCCGATAAACATCACGGAGTGCCCATCCAACTCGCCCAGGCCACCTACCATGGCCTTATCGTCGCCGACGGTGCGGTCGCCGTGCAGCTCTACAAACTTGTCGACCATCCCACCGATGTAGTCCAGCATTTGCGGGCGGTCGGGGTGTCTCGAGAGCTGCACGCGCTGCCAGCGGGTGAGGTTGGCGTAGGTTTCCTTCTTAAGGGCCTTGATTTTGGCTTGCAGTGCCACCACGGCTTCGCTCACGTCGACGTCGCTCTCGTCGGCCAGCTTTTGCATTTCGAGGAGCTTGCCTTCGAGGGCAGCAATGGGTTGTTCAAAATCGAGGAGCATGGACTTAGGAATATTTCGAATGGAAAGACAGAAAGAATGACCGGTGAATGCGGGTTGCGGGCTGGCCCGGGCACAAACCTGCAACCTCGCCGTTGGCAAATGCTGTTCACCGGGCGGATGGCAAAGGTAAAACATCCGTCGCAGCGGCAACCC
This region of Hymenobacter sedentarius genomic DNA includes:
- a CDS encoding patatin-like phospholipase family protein gives rise to the protein MAQLGLAFSGGGARGIAHLGVLAALDELQLPVAQLAGVSSGAIASVFYAAGFAPREILRLLLATNVFRLTRPAFSRYGLLHLDAVSQLIARKLGATVNFEDLSRPLTLVATDLMAGESVYFNTGPLLPPLLASSAVPIVYRPVEYQGRQLVDGGLLNNLPVEPLLGKDDLRVVGVHCNPINTEAHIPNFRRLVERTLHLAINANTASRKGLCDLLLEPPELRHFRPLSYKRGPELFEIGYRYTLNQAEALQALL
- a CDS encoding acetyl-CoA carboxylase carboxyltransferase subunit alpha, with product MLLDFEQPIAALEGKLLEMQKLADESDVDVSEAVVALQAKIKALKKETYANLTRWQRVQLSRHPDRPQMLDYIGGMVDKFVELHGDRTVGDDKAMVGGLGELDGHSVMFIGQQKGHNTKERQFRNFGMANPEGYRKALRLMKLAEKFNVPIVTLIDTMGAFPGLEAEERGQGEAIARNLKEMFMLKVPVICIIIGEGASGGALGIAIGDRVLMLENTWYSVISPESCSSILWRTWDYKEQAAEALKLTAIDMHKAGLVDGIVKEPLGGAHTAPEQMIEILKSTLLKTMKELSAIPAEDRISQRIDKFSAMGVVVE
- a CDS encoding MBL fold metallo-hydrolase, producing MNIHTLDTGLFKLDGGAMFGVVPKSMWQKLNPPDANNMCTWAMRCLLIEDGNRLLLIDNGIGEKQDEKFRGHFYLHGDDTLEKSLRKLGYTSTDITDVFLTHLHFDHCGGSVQRRPDGALQLAFPNATHWSNEAHWNWAVTPNPREKASFLKENILPIQESGHLKFVDLQGGVPHTLPQFREIIMADGHTEKMMVPVMEYKGRTLAFMADLLPSAGHVPLPYVMSYDVRPLITMTEKEAVLRRAAEENWVLLLEHDPTHEACTVQLTEKGLRLGDTLRLADL